The Corvus cornix cornix isolate S_Up_H32 chromosome 26, ASM73873v5, whole genome shotgun sequence nucleotide sequence tgctcccgTCTGAATCCCCAAAAAAGCCCAGGATGGCTCTGCAGTGCCGAGAGCAGCAGTgaccagctgcaggcacaggcagctgagagaagagtggggctttttttgggAGCTCTAACCTTTAAAagggctttttgttgttgttggttttgagTTTAATTGGCTCAGACAGCTGAGGTTGTTGTGCCCTGAGCTGCGCTCGGCGTTTTTGTTGTGCTGGGAATTTTTGCTGTTGTGctgaagctgcagctctggggcttCTTCCTTGGCCTGGGGTGGGGGACAGGGATGAAAAATGAGCCcaaattttctgtgctgaacCTTCTGCAGGTCCCTGCAGTCCCACGAGAGGCTCGTGCACCTGCACGGGTCCGTGATCGATTACGGCTACGGAGGAGGCTCCAgcattgctgtgctgctgatcaTGGAAAGGCTGCACAGGGACCTCTACACAGGGCTGAAGGTGCCAAATTCTGTtattaaattcatattttgtgtttgttttatccctggacagagcttggagcgACCTGGTTCggtgggaagtgtccctgcccatgggacaagatgagctttaaatctcccttccaacccaaacttgTGCTGCtctaatttaaaacaaaaaaaatccctcaaattCTCTAATataaaaaaccttaaaattaaTCAGTAAAACGAAGCTGGAATTGCtcaattttcagtgttttgataAAGAAGAGGAGGCCAAAGTTAACTTGAAGGTGTGAaatctgtggttttttccccctcaggctgggctggaattggAGCCACGGTTGCAGATTGCCTTGGATGTGGTGGAAGGGATCCGCTACCTGCACAGCCAGGGGCTGGTGCACAGGGATATCAAACTCAAAAACGTCCTGGTAAGGAAAATCCCTGCCTCTTCCTCATCCCAGAGccttttcagtgcagaaaaaccccaagctCCAAGTGAAGGAATAGCTTCCCCCACACGGGATGTTTTAAGGAGGTTTCCCTGCCTCCTTTCCTGGCTGGAAGCCTGGGGcaaggggagcagggaatgaCTCCTGTGGAGTGCAGCCAGCCTCAGCCAGGAGGAGGATTTCCAGTTCCTGCTGCCCTTAAATCCCAGCCACACCCCAGGTGCCTCCAGGGAAAtgccccagagcagccaggaaacCCGAGAAAATGAGTTCAAAGCAGGTGCTCAGCCCTCATGGTGTAAACTGATCCCAAAAATCGATGTTTTCTGGGAGAAACGTGCTGCTCAcctgcctgcctctgcctttttcctcagctggacaAAAAGAATCGGGCCAAAATCACGGATTTGGGGTTCTGCAAACCCGAGGCGATGATGTCCGGCAGCATTGTGGGCACCCCCATCCACATGGCTCCCGAGCTCTTCACAGGTAGGACCCCCCTGAATCCTGGAATTCTGTGGGCAATTCCTTGGAATTCAGCTCTCAGTTGCTCGTGAGGCCCTTTTAACCCTGGGGAATTCCCTGCTTTCGGTGCCTGCTGGGggcttttcctgtgttttaagCCTGGCTCTTGGCAGAGAGCGATGGGGTTGGTCAGCTCTGCTGAGGTAATTAACACCCTTGCAATTAGTAATGTAAATGATCAGTTAGGGGGAAGCTGGAGATCCTTGGTTTTCATAGGGAAATATTCCAGGAAGGATTCCCTGTGAGGAATTCCCAGGCTGTCCGTGCCTTGTGGAGCGAGTTTGGGTTCACTGGGAATTCTGGCAGCTGCTCCGAGGCTTTTTCCTGAGTTTTAGAACCACTGGGAAGTTCCAATCCCATTTTTCCAGAATCCTTCTGGTCTGTCAGAGCTGTCCCTGCTTGGATAAGGTTGGGATCCAATGGAGCAGCTGGATTGGTGTGAATTTAGGAAAAATCCCACATTTCTGGGATGGGAGGCTGATGTTTGTCTCTGACAGAGCTGAACCTCCCAGGGGTTGGTGTTTAACTCTGGAATACACCCGAGCTCCGGTTTGGGAATTCCTGGGACATCTTAAATTTATAAATCCTGGGAATTGGAAAAGCCTGACCTTGATCCCAACTCCTGCCCTGTTATTGCACACAAGTTTTGCCTCCCTGCTATGGAATTCAGGGTTAAATTTGGGACAGCAGGACACTGGAATCACTTCTcagcctgcccagctcccagggattttccctgctgatcccatgtgggtttttttttttttctcccagggaaaTACGACAATTCCGTGGATGTTTATGCCTTTGGGATCCTGTTCTGGTACCTGTGCTCGGGCCACGTGAAGTTACCCGAGGCCTTCGAGAGGTGTGCGAGCAAAGATCACCTGTGGAACAACGTCAGGAGAGGtacctgggctgggctgggctctgggaaCGCCTCAGGTGCTGGGAAAATCCCCTTTtattctgctgctggagaggtgaaagggaaaaatcccagaatccctgaggttggaaaatgtttctgggatcatcgagtccaagctggGCCTGATCCCAGCCCTGAGTGCTGAGTGTCACGTCCAGGAActccttggacacctccaaacctccctgggcagcccctgccaaggcctgagcgccctttccatgaggaaattcctgccGAAAttccaacctgagcctcccctggcccagcctgaggctgttccctctcctcctgtccctgttccctgggagcaaatcccaaatcccccccagctgccccctcctgccagggagctgtggaATGACAAGgcccctcctgagcctcctttgctccaggctgagcccccccaaatccctcaggactctccagccctttcccatctccctcaggatttctccagccctttcccatctccctcagGACTCTCCAggccctttcccagctccctcaggactCTCCaggcctttcccagctctgttcccttccctggacacgctccaggCCCAGAATGTCGTCCCTGATCTGAGGAGCCAGAACTGGACCCAGGAATCCAATCCCAGTTCCTCCCCAGTGCAAGGGGACgatccctgtcctgctcctgctgcttcaggAGTTTTTGATCCATTtattcccaaaatcccatccaaATCTTCCCTTTTTCACTCGATCAGCTCTTGTCCAGTGTAGATTTGTGCAcatccagcctctcctggcaTTCCTGGGGTGGTTTTTTATGGATCCAACCTCTGTTCTGCCATTCCAGGGTGGTTTTTATGgatccagcctctcctggcaTTCCCGGGGTGGTTTTTTATGGATCCAGCTTCTCCTGGCATTCCTGGGGTGGATTTTATGgatccagcctctcctggcaTTCCCAGGGTGGTTTTTTATGGATCCAACCTCTGTTCTGCCATTCCAGGGTGGTTTTTTATGGATCCAGCTTCTCCTGGCATTCCCGGGGTGGTTTTTTATGGATCCCTGGGTGTTTTCCAGGGGTTCGTCCGGAGCGTCTCCCGGTGTTTGACGAGGAGTGCTGGCAGCTGATGGAAGCCTGCTGGGACGGGGACTCTTCCCAACGGCCTCTCCTGGGAATCGTGCAGCCCATGCTCCAGGGAATCATGGACAGGCTCTGCAGGGCCGGCTCCGAGCATCCCAACAAAGGCTTGGATGACTCCACCTGAGCGGGAAGCGCGGCCGGATTTGGGAATTGCagagggggggggggaggaattccagccctgcctctgccgGGGGCTCCGTGCCGGCCCCGAGCGGGacagggaggagcagccagaggTGGCTCGGGGAGGGGGCTGAGGGCTCCATCCCAATCCCAGCCCGTTATCCCAATGGAATTGTGCAGCCCAGGCGgggaaaacccaaacccttgGGACTGAGAGGGGACTCTGCCAATTCCCCCCCGAGCCTGGCGTGGGATCCGTGCGATGGGAAAAGCCTTCCCGTGCTCTCCGGGATAAGGATCCCGCTCCTCAGGCAGCGGCACGAATTCCAGAGCGCTcggagaggaaggaaaaaaggcacCAAACTTTAGGATAAGGAAGTGTTGGGAAgctccaaggagctgctgcaccaCTGGAAATGTTTACATGGACAGGAGCGAAGCTTCCGTGTTTTACTCCGGGGACTTGCAAAACCCCGCCTGGATAAGCTATTGATCCCTaatcccagcttttcctcctcttttttttccccgcTCCTTCGGCTTCCTAAGATTTCTTGGAATGGCTGGAGAAACCTGCTCTCGCTTCCACGCTCGGCTCCTCTGAGGTTCCACTTTGTAGCAGCACAAAAAGTCCTTCCAATGGTTGATTTTTCCCGTGGGAAAAGTGCCAAAATTCCTTTTCGGTCGGGATTTGGGGCTTGGAATGAACGGGAAAGGTCGTGGCAGTTTTAAATTGGGTGAAGTCTggacaggaatatttttaaaaattaggattttgtttttccccagcttttctTGAGAGTTGGAGGGAAGAAAgatccttcctccttctcctgagATTCACTCCAGGGCTGGAATTCGgttggaaagaaaaaccaaatgGGGATAGGGAAGGAGGGGGATCCTGGGCAAGGTTGTCTTTCCCAAATTCCTGGAGATCCCAGTTTGCCTCCTGCATTGTTTGGGGTGGAGTTGGGAGCAGGAAACGCCCCTTGGGGACTCCGGGAGGGAGTTGGGAATTCTCCCTGGAATTCCCAGGGGATGGGCGGGGCCTGGCATTCCCGGGAAAGCAGCGCAGGAAGGTGGAATTCCTTGGTTGGAAATTCCAGCTGCCGTGGCCGAGGGCCGGGGACGCAGGGCTGCTTTAGTGGGAATCTTCTCCTTTCGTTGTGCAATAAAAATGGATTCGGGAGCTTTGGATGGAGAGAAAATCCCGgctttattttgtgttcctCCCCTGTGTTCCTCCCGTGTGCGATGTGCCGGCATTCCCGGCGGGCTTGGGATGGATCCGGCCTCTGCTGCCATTCCCAGAGTGGTTTTCCTGGATCCAATCCCTGTGTTGGCATTCCCAGCATGGCTTTTTTATGGATTCAGCCTCTCCTGGCATTCCCAGGGTGGATTTTATGGATCCAACCCCTGTTCTGCCATTCCAGGGTGGATTTTCATGGATCCATCCCCCTCTGGCATTCCCAGGGTGGTTTTTATGGATCCATTATCCCCCTCTGGCATTCCTGGGGTGGATTTTCATGGATCCATCCCCCTCTGGCATTCCCAGAGTGGTTTTTATGGATCCATCCCCCTCTGGCATTCCTGGGGTGGATTTTCATGGATCCATCCCCCTCTGGCATTCCCAGAGTGGTTTTTATGGATCCATCCCCCTCTGGCATTCCTGGGGTGTATTTCATGGATCCATTATCCCCCTCTGGCATTCCTGGGGTGGATTTTCATGGATCCATCCCCCTCTGGCATTCCCAGAGTGGTTTTTATGGATCCATCCCCCTCTGGCATTCCTGGGGTGTATTTCATGGATCCATTATCCCCCTCTGGCATTCCCAGGGTGGTTTTTATGGATCCATCCCCCTCTGGCATTCCTGGGGTGTATTTCATGGATCCATCCCCCTCTGGCATTCCCAGGGTGGTTTTTATGGATCCATCCCCCTCTGGCATTCCTGGGGTGTATTTCATGGATCCATTATCCCCCTCTGGCATTCCCAGGGTGGATTTTATGGATCCATCCCCCTctggcattcccagctctcccatccCCACCCAGCTGCTGGGCCAAGCCCTCCCCCACTTTTCCAAAGCCCAATCCCACTTTCCCTGCCCCGGGCACCCCTCGGGCACATGAACAGCGTTAACCCCGTGTGCCACCGGGCCTGGGAGGGGAAAAACCTCTGGAAAACCGGGAGAGCCCAGCTTGGAGGCCTTGGAAGGGCGGGAGGGCGtttgtgtaaataaaaaatgtctgaATAAACCTGAAACCTCGGAGTCTGCGATTCCAGAGCTTTTCCTGCCTCACCATCCCAGACAATTCCCTGAAGCCTTTTTTGGAGCTTCCCTGAGTCctgtgtggggtttggggttttggttttttgggggggttgggAATTTTGGCAGGTGGAATGTGGGAagctcctctgcctgcctggatTGGAGCTGGGAGCTTCCCCGGCCCCTTTTCATCCCTGAACCCCCGGCAAGGGAAAGAGGGAATCAGCATTCGATGGGAAAAGATTCCAGGTTTTTCAATCCAAAGTGGGGCCGAGCTCTCGTCCCACCCCTGGCTGCAGAATTTGGGAATGggaagagcagcccctgccttgCCTGGAGCCACAACCCTTCCCTTAAATGAGCACCACTAAGaattggtttggtttattttgttttattttgttttattttgtttattttattttttatttttattttatttttcctttaaatttaatttcattttattctttcccccccttttttccccccttctttccccctgtcttttccattattttattttattcctctttattttattctttttttccaaaagcagccGCTGCTGGAAGTGCCCACggccaggttggagcaccctgggatagcgcaagtgtccctgtccctgtccctggaggaTTTTAAgctccctcccatcccaaaccattccagaattCCCGAATTTTTCCACTCCCAGCTCTGACTccaaacctgctccaggtgtTTTCCGTGTTCTCCGCcggagggagcagggctgggatggggaaaaCATAAGGAGTTAAAGCGCGTGAACGAGACGCTGCAATACCCGCCAGGGCCCAGCTTCCCCTTTGGATTTTAGTTAATTATTggaataattattattttaactaTTCTCGCCCTTTTATTGTCGCCCCCTGCCGGCTGCTTGCCCCCTTCCCGGAACCTTTCTACGCGGCCGCGGGGCCCGCCCGGCCCCTTCTGCGCGCCGCGCTGGGGCTGCCCGCGGCGCTGCCTGATCCCCGCTGCCCAttcccggccccgccgccgcgccggcAGCGAGCGGCGCCGCGCCCCGTGGCCGCCGGGAGGGGCGGGCGGAGCCGGGCCGGGAGGCGCCGGGAGCCGCGGCcggggaggaggaaaagagcgGCGGTTTGTCAGGCGAACGGCGAGGCGCGGGCTCGGGCAGGTCCCCCGCGGGGTCCTTCGGCGACGGGAGCGGAGGGAGCGGGATCGGCGGCGCGATGAACCTGGAGCTGCTCGGTGCGGACGGGAgcgggaacgggaacgggaatgggaatgggagcggggggctgcgggagcagcaggaggcGGGAATGGAATGGGGAGGGAGCCGGgagcggggggcggcgggggcgggccgGCGGCGCGATGAACCTGGAGCTGCTCGGTGCGGACgggaatgggatgggaatgggaatgggaacggGGGCGGGCACGGAATCAGGGGGTGGCGCGGCTGGGAATGGGAGTGGAGCTGGGAGCGGGGCAGGACCGGGGACGGCGGGGCCGGGAATGGGGGTGGCTGAGCCGGGCGGCTCCGGGGCTGGTCCCGGTACCGGGcgggggctcggcggggccgccccgctcGCTCAGCCGCTGCCTTCGCGTTCCTTTGCAGAGTCCTTCGGCCAGAACTACCCCGAGGTAACCGCGCTCCCCGCCCCCGGAGCCGTCCCCGGGCTCTCCCCCGGCTCTCccccggcggcgggggcggcctGACCGGGCGCGGGCGCTGCGCTCTCCCCGCAGGAGGCCGACGGGACCCTGGACTGCATCAGCATGGCCCTGACGTGCACCTTCAACCGCTGGGGCACCCTGCTCGCCGTGGGCTGCAACGACGGCAGGATCGTCATCTGGGACTTCCTGACCCGCGGCATCGCCAAGATCATCAGCGCCCACATCCACCCCGTGTGCTCGCTGTGGTGAGCGCCGGAACcgcgctgctgctgccgccggcACCGGGCACGGCCGGCTTGTCCCCGGTGCTGCGGGGCTGCAGCGGCCCTGCCGGGACAGCTGGGGCTGcgaggggagaggagagggagagggagagggagagggagagggagagggagaggaggctCCCGGGGAGCTTTGGGTTCTTTTGGTCCTTAAAGGGCTCCgggagagctggagggggagTTGGGATAAGCGGGAATGGCTGAAGGAGATCTTGGGAAGGAGTTCTTCCctgagagggtggggaggggctgggatggaattcccagagaatccctggaagtgcccaaggccagctcggagcagcctgggatgggggGAGGTGTCCgtgcccgtggcaggggtgggagcaggaTGACCCTTAAGGtcttcccaccccaaacccttccGTGATTCCATGCTTTTTGTCAGGAATTGCACTTTCCCTAAGGACTTTCTGCCTGCCAGGCTCTTTCCAAAGCTGTCCAAATTCCCTCTGAGCCTgctcctttcccccctcccGGCTGTGTTTGACACTTTTAAGGAATAACTTTACCGGGAATtgcctccctgtgctgcagctggagccgGGATGGGCACAAACTGGTCAGTGCCTCCACCGACAACATCGTGTCGCAGTGGGATGTTCTGTCCGGGGACTGTGACCAGAGATTCCGCTTCCCCTCGCCCATCCTCAAAGTCCAGTACCACCCCCGGGACCAGTAAGTGCAGTGGGAAAAGCGGGGGATGCTCCCAGTGGGGTGGAACCAGCGGCTCTttggattttcttctgtttcccaAAGGAATCGTTGGGGTTGTGGGGTTGTGTTGGGATCGGGTTTGGGAGGAAGCGCCTGGAGATGAGTGTGGAAATGTCTCCTCTGCTTTAAAACCGCTGCACAGActtggagagggaaaggaaattaaagtaAACCCCAACTTGACATCATTTTGCTGTCCAAGTACCAAAAACAAGACAACAAAAATCGAAGTATCCTGCATTCCTTGATCCACACCGgtgctttttgcttttcctctaaaTGTGGGAATCATTTCCCAGAGAGGGAATTCCCAAGCTTTCCCTTGCAGGAACAGGGTGCTGGTGTGTCCCATGAAGTCGGCGCCGGTGATGCTGACCCTGTCAGACTCCAAGCACGTGGTGCTGCCTGTGGACGACGACTCCGACCTCAACGTGGTGGCCTCGTTCGACAGGAGAGGGGAATACATCTACACGGGCAATGCCAAGGGAAAGGTGAGTGCCCCCGCCTCCCAGCTGGGGCACCAGGGCAcggccaggctgggcagcagctggaatttgccCATGGAAAAGCGGGGTCAGGCTTtggaactgcccagggaggtttggggtgCCCGTCTCTGGAGGTGTCCgaggaattcctggaggtggcactcggtgctccaggtggggatggggcaccccAAGAGGTGAGGGGCACaggggtgggtttggggtttggggacCCGTGAGGGGCACAGGAATGGGTTTGGGAAGCAGGAACAGGCACAGGGATGGATTTGGGGAACAGGAATGGGTTTGGGGAACAGGAACAGGCACAGAAGTGGGTTTGGGGAACAGGAATGGGTTTGGGGAACAGTGAGGGGCTCAGGGGTGGTTTTGGGGACAGGAACGAGTTTGGGGAACAGGAACAGGCAcagggatgggtttggggaCCCATgaggggcacagggatgggtttggggaacaggaacaggcacagggaagggtTTGGGGAACAGGTGAGGGGCACAGGGATGGATCTGGGGAATGGGTGAGGGATTGGTTGATGATCCTGGAGGGattttccaacctcagggatTCTGGGATCTTTGACTTTGCTTTTGACACATTTTTGGGATCTTTTCCCAGCGttcctgtcccagcagctcctgcagtgtcCCCGGGTGGGCTCAGAGGGTTCTGTTTTGGGGACTGAGTGATGACAAAGCCACTGATTGTTCTCTGTCTGCTTAATCTTCAGATCTTGGTCTTAAAAACAGACACTCAGGATCTTGTTGCTTCCTTCAGAGTGACCACAGGGACCAGCAACACCACGGCCATTAAATCCATCGAGTTCGCCCGCAAAGGGAGGTGAGCGCCTCCGGGGACAGCCccaaacagcagagaaactCTTCAAAACCCCACAATTCTTTCATGGGATGGGGTTTTTaatggtttgggtgggtttttttttaatgttctgtcccttttctgctgcagctgcttcctgaTCAACACGGCCGACCGGATCATCCGCGTGTACGACGGGCGGGAGATCCTCACCTGCGGCCGTGACGGGGAGCCCGAGCCCATGCAGAAACTGCAGGACCTGGTCAACAGGTCAGGGGCACGgggctgtggggtttggggtgtgGGGAGCAGGTCAGGGGCACGGGGCTGTGGGGTttgggctgtggggagcaggtCAGGGGCACGGGGGCTGTGGGGTttgggctgtggggagcaggtcaggggcacagggatggcTTCAGGGTTTAGGGAACAGGAACAGCTTTGGGGAACAGGGGAGGGCTAcagggatgggtttggggaACAGTGACAGGCAcagggatgggtttggggaACAGGAATGGGTTTGGGGAACAGGTGAGGGGCTCaggggtgggtttggggtttggggaacagggacaggcacagggtGCTCAGCCATTGGaaaaggctccccagggaattgTCCCGACCCCAGAGGCTGTGGGAAGTTTGGACAACGCCCTCAGGGATGCACTGGGGGGGATGCTGGGGGTTGGATCCCTGATCCTTGCAGGTCCTTTTCCCCTCGGGATATTCCCTGTTGGGTGATGCCAGGGCTGGGATCAGTTCCCATCCCACATTCCGTGCTGAGGACACAACTTCCCATTTGGGATTTGCCTGGAGCAACCTGAACTCTAAACGAGGATGGGAGGGTGCAAAataaccccttttccctgctcCGTGGTTCTCCGTGGCTGCAGGACCCCCTGGAAGAAGTGCTGCTTCTCGGGGGACGGCGAGTACATCGTGGCGGGCTCGGCGCGGCAGCACGCGCTCTACATCTGGGAGAAGAGCATCGGCAACCTGGTGAAAATCCTGCACGGAACCCGgggggagctgctcctggacGTGGCAGTAAGGAGAATCCCTGCTGTTGGCATTCCTTGGGATTTGGGAATGAAACTCGGCTGATTCCGTTCGCTAATGAAggtttctcctccctccccgcccTCGCTTCCTCTCCCGGTTCGTTGCAGTGGCATCCGGTGCGGCCCATCATCGCCTCCATCTCCAGCGGGGTGGTTTCCATCTGGGCTCAGAACCAAGTGGTGAGTGAGGCCTTGGGGTCATTCCCGAGTGCTCAGTGAGGCCTTGGGATCATTCCCGAGTGCTCAGTGAGGCCTTGGGGTCATTCCCGAGTGCTCAGTGAGGCCTTGGGGTCATTCCCGAGTGCTCAGTGAGGCCTTGGGATCATTCCCGAGTGCTC carries:
- the LOC120411263 gene encoding uncharacterized protein LOC120411263 isoform X2, with protein sequence MGIGKEGDPGQGCLSQIPGDPSLPPALFGVELGAGNAPWGLREGVGNSPWNSQGMGGAWHSRESSAGRWNSLVGNSSCRGRGPGTQGCFSGNLLLSLCNKNGFGSFGWRENPGFILCSSPVFLPCAMCRHSRRAWDGSGLCCHSQSGFPGSNPCVGIPSMAFLWIQPLLAFPGWILWIQPLFCHSRVDFHGSIPLWHSQGGFYGSIIPLWHSWGVFHGSIIPLWHSWGGFSWIHPPLAFPEWFLWIHPPLAFLGCISWIHYPPLAFPGWILWIHPPLAFPALPSPPSCWAKPSPTFPKPNPTFPAPGTPRAHEQR
- the LOC120411263 gene encoding uncharacterized protein LOC120411263 isoform X3, yielding MDSGALDGEKIPALFCVPPLCSSRVRCAGIPGGLGMDPASAAIPRVVFLDPIPVLAFPAWLFYGFSLSWHSQGGFYGSNPCSAIPGWIFMDPSPSGIPRVVFMDPLSPSGIPGVYFMDPLSPSGIPGVDFHGSIPLWHSQSGFYGSIPLWHSWGVFHGSIIPLWHSQGGFYGSIPLWHSWGVFHGSIPLWHSQGGFYGSIPLWHSWGVFHGSIIPLWHSQGGFYGSIPLWHSQLSHPHPAAGPSPPPLFQSPIPLSLPRAPLGHMNSVNPVCHRAWEGKNLWKTGRAQLGGLGRAGGRLCK
- the LOC120411263 gene encoding uncharacterized protein LOC120411263 isoform X1 yields the protein MGIGKEGDPGQGCLSQIPGDPSLPPALFGVELGAGNAPWGLREGVGNSPWNSQGMGGAWHSRESSAGRWNSLVGNSSCRGRGPGTQGCFSGNLLLSLCNKNGFGSFGWRENPGFILCSSPVFLPCAMCRHSRRAWDGSGLCCHSQSGFPGSNPCVGIPSMAFLWIQPLLAFPGWILWIQPLFCHSRVDFHGSIPLWHSQGGFYGSIIPLWHSWGGFSWIHPPLAFPEWFLWIHPPLAFLGWIFMDPSPSGIPRVVFMDPSPSGIPGVYFMDPLSPSGIPGVDFHGSIPLWHSQSGFYGSIPLWHSWGVFHGSIIPLWHSQGGFYGSIPLWHSQLSHPHPAAGPSPPPLFQSPIPLSLPRAPLGHMNSVNPVCHRAWEGKNLWKTGRAQLGGLGRAGGRLCK